The following are encoded together in the Bradyrhizobium genosp. L genome:
- a CDS encoding bifunctional diguanylate cyclase/phosphodiesterase: MGYWESHSAAATDFWISPEFAAFYEFETIDGFIPIATVHARYLPESRTVLEAHYAACWAEGKPYAVQTRLRRPDGSVLDCVVHGEAEFDACGEVRRVSGIVRDVTVETSALRRLAESEQRLADFVSTASDWCWESDAQHRLLPYPKLLDGNAAFQTVASGGSARWELAYAPEDEEGMARHRADMEAYRPFRDFTYTVIGQDGSRVSISTSGKPIFADDGVFLGYRGTASDITQLRAAKALLDQRTRALEEAHQLGKIGTWSYRLDGGRTVWAPELYQLLGFDPDTFEPTDETMRPYFVGDDADRFRNVQKRVVRTRRTEATDLRILHADGTPRDLAVICKAELAHDKVIGIIGTVQDVTERKEAERQLEQLAYSDPLTGLANRALFKRQLAALIEGCALDGRVGALLLIDLDRFKEVNDSLGHAAGDELLIRVAAVLRQELGPRAFIARLGGDEFAVLAEGCGTSDAALTGLADRLIGRLSGPVDLSEGEAFVGATIGIARLPEHGATAETAVRNADLALYMAKEAGRGRAQLFEPVYAQAVDQRLDLARHLRHAVETGALHAHYQPQVDMKTGHVTGFEALLRWTHPERGPISPEEFIPIAESSGLIVDLGLWVLREACRQGRAWLDAGLPRRTVSVNVSPAQIWSADFEMAVASVLAETGFPAELLCLELTESLFVDHTEQRISRTLTALSGLGARLALDDFGSGYSSLGYLTRLPFDRLKVDRAFVDGISTAPEKRKLLGGIIALAHGLGMTVVAEGAELQAELDVLGGLDCDVVQGFVFSPPVAPDKAPLVAVRIEREAWRIQLKRASV, from the coding sequence ATGGGCTACTGGGAATCGCACAGCGCGGCTGCGACCGATTTCTGGATATCGCCCGAGTTCGCCGCCTTCTACGAATTCGAGACGATCGACGGCTTCATCCCGATCGCCACGGTGCACGCGCGCTATTTGCCTGAAAGCCGGACCGTTCTCGAAGCGCATTACGCGGCCTGCTGGGCGGAGGGGAAGCCGTATGCGGTGCAGACGCGGCTCCGCAGGCCCGATGGCAGCGTGCTCGACTGTGTGGTGCACGGCGAAGCGGAATTCGACGCGTGCGGCGAGGTCCGGCGCGTGTCCGGCATTGTCCGCGACGTCACGGTGGAGACCTCTGCGCTGCGGCGCCTGGCGGAGAGCGAGCAGCGGCTCGCCGATTTTGTCAGCACGGCATCGGATTGGTGCTGGGAGAGCGACGCCCAGCATCGCCTGCTGCCCTATCCCAAATTGCTCGACGGCAATGCGGCCTTCCAGACGGTCGCCTCCGGCGGCAGCGCACGTTGGGAACTGGCTTACGCGCCCGAGGACGAGGAAGGCATGGCGCGGCACCGCGCCGACATGGAGGCCTATCGCCCTTTCCGCGACTTCACCTATACGGTGATCGGACAGGACGGATCGCGTGTCAGTATCTCGACCAGCGGCAAGCCGATCTTCGCCGATGACGGCGTCTTTCTCGGCTATCGCGGCACGGCCAGCGACATCACCCAGCTCCGAGCGGCCAAGGCGCTGCTCGACCAGCGCACACGGGCGCTGGAGGAAGCCCACCAGCTCGGCAAGATCGGCACCTGGAGCTATCGGCTGGACGGCGGCCGCACGGTCTGGGCGCCCGAACTCTACCAGCTGCTCGGTTTCGACCCGGATACGTTCGAGCCGACCGATGAGACCATGCGGCCCTATTTTGTGGGTGACGACGCCGACCGTTTCCGCAACGTCCAGAAACGGGTCGTCCGCACCCGCAGGACCGAAGCTACGGATCTGCGCATCCTGCATGCGGACGGCACGCCCCGCGATCTGGCGGTGATCTGCAAGGCCGAGCTCGCGCACGACAAGGTCATCGGCATCATCGGCACCGTGCAGGACGTGACGGAGCGGAAGGAGGCCGAGCGCCAGCTCGAGCAGCTCGCCTACAGCGATCCATTGACCGGCCTCGCCAATCGCGCGCTGTTCAAGCGCCAGCTTGCCGCCCTGATCGAAGGCTGTGCCCTGGACGGCCGGGTCGGCGCGCTGCTGCTCATCGACCTCGACCGCTTCAAGGAGGTCAACGATTCCCTCGGCCATGCCGCCGGCGACGAATTGCTGATCCGGGTGGCGGCGGTGCTGCGGCAGGAGTTGGGGCCGCGCGCCTTCATCGCCCGGCTCGGCGGCGACGAATTCGCCGTGCTGGCGGAGGGATGCGGCACGTCCGATGCCGCGCTGACCGGGCTTGCCGATCGGCTGATCGGCAGGCTGTCCGGCCCCGTCGATCTGAGCGAGGGCGAAGCCTTCGTCGGCGCCACCATCGGCATCGCCCGCCTGCCGGAGCATGGGGCGACCGCGGAAACCGCCGTGCGCAACGCCGACCTCGCGCTCTATATGGCCAAGGAGGCCGGGCGCGGCCGCGCGCAACTGTTCGAGCCGGTCTATGCCCAGGCGGTCGATCAAAGGCTCGATCTCGCGCGGCATCTGCGCCACGCCGTGGAAACCGGCGCTCTGCACGCCCATTACCAGCCGCAGGTGGATATGAAGACCGGTCACGTTACCGGCTTCGAGGCGCTGCTGCGGTGGACCCATCCCGAGCGCGGGCCGATCTCGCCGGAGGAGTTCATCCCGATCGCCGAAAGCTCCGGGCTGATCGTCGATCTCGGCCTGTGGGTGCTGCGCGAAGCCTGCCGGCAGGGCCGTGCCTGGCTGGATGCCGGGCTGCCGCGGCGCACCGTCTCGGTCAACGTCTCGCCGGCGCAGATCTGGAGCGCGGATTTCGAGATGGCCGTGGCTTCGGTGCTGGCCGAGACCGGCTTTCCGGCGGAGCTCCTGTGCCTGGAGCTGACCGAGAGCCTGTTCGTGGATCATACCGAGCAGCGGATCAGTCGCACGCTGACGGCGCTCTCCGGTCTGGGGGCCCGGCTGGCGCTGGACGATTTCGGCTCGGGCTATTCCTCGCTCGGCTATCTGACGCGCCTGCCCTTCGACCGGCTCAAGGTGGACCGGGCCTTCGTGGACGGCATCTCCACCGCCCCGGAGAAGCGCAAGCTGCTCGGCGGCATCATCGCCCTCGCGCACGGGCTCGGCATGACCGTCGTGGCGGAGGGCGCCGAGCTACAGGCCGAACTGGATGTGCTCGGCGGCCTCGATTGCGACGTGGTGCAGGGCTTCGTCTTTTCTCCGCCCGTCGCCCCCGACAAGGCGCCGCTGGTAGCCGTCCGCATCGAGCGCGAAGCGTGGCGGATCCAGCTGAAGCGGGCCAGCGTCTAA
- a CDS encoding flavin reductase family protein has translation MNPVVRNVAIEPVVSAGEFRGAMRHLTGGVSVITAGRGAEISGMTVSSVSSLSVDPPSLIVGINRAASSWPLIARHRVFGVNILTADQVEIAERFTGKDGLKGAARFTGAEWTTRASGVPLLVDALAALDCEVEEVIERYSHAIVIGRVLDVVSSQRTAALAYWHGEYVAIDKEEDAARLAEVSLPSRHVHARGLR, from the coding sequence ATGAACCCCGTCGTCCGCAACGTCGCGATCGAGCCCGTGGTCTCCGCCGGCGAATTCCGCGGCGCGATGCGTCACCTCACCGGCGGCGTCAGCGTCATCACCGCCGGCCGCGGTGCGGAGATTTCGGGGATGACGGTGAGCTCGGTGTCGTCGTTGTCGGTCGATCCGCCATCGCTGATCGTCGGCATCAACCGTGCCGCCTCGTCCTGGCCGCTGATCGCGCGCCATCGCGTGTTCGGCGTCAACATCCTGACCGCCGATCAGGTCGAGATCGCCGAGCGCTTCACCGGCAAGGACGGCCTGAAGGGGGCGGCGCGCTTCACTGGGGCCGAATGGACCACGCGCGCCTCCGGCGTTCCGTTGCTGGTCGATGCGCTCGCCGCGCTCGACTGCGAGGTCGAGGAGGTCATCGAGCGGTACTCGCATGCGATCGTGATCGGCCGCGTGCTGGACGTGGTGTCGTCGCAACGCACCGCCGCGCTGGCCTATTGGCACGGCGAATACGTCGCGATCGACAAGGAGGAAGACGCCGCGCGGCTGGCCGAAGTCAGCCTGCCGTCGCGCCACGTCCATGCGCGGGGACTGCGCTAG
- a CDS encoding ATP-binding cassette domain-containing protein: MQEVLRFQSANAEPVARADFIAEAEQLRRGPETAARGLSLTIRSLRKSFGDNEVLRGIDLHIPAGQFVAIVGRSGCGKSTLLRLIAGLEKPTAGSIAFGEPPRAQDIRVMFQEPRLLPWARVLSNVEVGLGRERSSADAQARAEQALVEVGLGDKRAQWPSVLSGGQKQRVALARALVSQPRVLAFDEPLGALDALTRISMQALLERVWRDQGFSAILVTHDVAEAVALADRVLVIEDGRIAQDVMIDLPRPRRRGSAELAALEGEILKHLLEGSEDTL, encoded by the coding sequence ATGCAAGAAGTGCTTCGTTTCCAGTCAGCCAACGCCGAACCGGTCGCGCGTGCCGACTTCATCGCCGAGGCCGAGCAGTTGCGCCGGGGGCCGGAGACGGCCGCCCGCGGGCTGTCGCTGACCATCCGGAGTTTACGCAAATCGTTCGGCGACAATGAGGTGCTGCGCGGCATCGATCTGCATATTCCCGCCGGTCAATTCGTCGCCATCGTCGGTCGTTCCGGCTGCGGCAAGAGCACGCTGTTGCGGCTGATCGCCGGTCTCGAGAAACCGACCGCGGGCAGCATCGCCTTTGGCGAACCGCCGCGGGCGCAGGATATCCGCGTCATGTTCCAGGAGCCGCGTCTGCTGCCCTGGGCGCGCGTGCTCTCCAACGTCGAGGTCGGGCTTGGCCGCGAGCGTTCGTCCGCCGATGCGCAGGCGCGCGCCGAGCAGGCGCTGGTCGAGGTCGGGCTCGGCGACAAGCGGGCGCAGTGGCCCTCGGTGCTGTCGGGCGGCCAGAAGCAGCGCGTAGCCTTGGCGCGCGCGCTGGTCAGCCAGCCGCGCGTGCTGGCGTTCGACGAGCCGCTCGGCGCGCTCGATGCGCTGACCCGGATATCGATGCAGGCGCTGCTCGAGCGGGTCTGGCGCGACCAGGGCTTTTCCGCGATCCTGGTGACCCATGACGTCGCCGAAGCGGTCGCGCTCGCCGACCGCGTGCTGGTCATCGAGGACGGCCGCATCGCGCAGGATGTCATGATCGACCTGCCGCGGCCGCGCCGCCGCGGCTCGGCCGAGCTTGCCGCGCTGGAGGGCGAGATCCTGAAGCATCTGCTCGAAGGCAGTGAAGACACGCTGTGA
- the ssuC gene encoding aliphatic sulfonate ABC transporter permease SsuC has translation MSLIDSLPRVTAPKLPKVDGLIPWIVPLAIVLIWQLACVTGFVPSRVLPAPTDVALAGWKLLLSGELIKNIWVSFWRASIGFLIGGSIGFAFGLANGLSQLSAKLTDTTLQMVRNIPHLALIPLVILWFGIDEQAKLFLVALGVFFPIYLNTLHGIRTVDPQLIEMGRIYGMSDGELFRRVIFPGALPSIFVGLRFALGIMWLTLIVAETIAASSGLGYMAMQAREFMLIDVVVLSILIYALLGKLADSASRALERLTLSWHPAFQNK, from the coding sequence ATGAGTTTGATCGACTCTCTCCCGCGCGTCACCGCGCCGAAATTGCCCAAGGTCGACGGCCTGATCCCCTGGATCGTGCCGCTTGCGATCGTCCTGATCTGGCAGCTCGCCTGCGTGACCGGCTTCGTGCCGTCGCGCGTGCTGCCGGCGCCGACCGACGTCGCGCTGGCGGGCTGGAAGCTGCTGCTGTCGGGTGAATTGATCAAGAACATCTGGGTCAGCTTCTGGCGCGCCTCGATCGGCTTCCTGATCGGCGGCAGCATCGGCTTCGCCTTCGGTCTCGCCAACGGCCTCTCGCAGCTGTCGGCCAAGCTCACCGACACCACGCTGCAGATGGTGCGCAACATTCCGCATCTGGCGCTGATCCCGCTGGTCATCCTGTGGTTCGGCATCGACGAGCAGGCCAAACTGTTTCTGGTGGCGCTCGGCGTATTCTTCCCGATCTATCTCAACACGCTGCACGGCATCCGCACCGTCGATCCGCAGCTGATCGAGATGGGCCGCATCTACGGCATGAGCGACGGCGAACTGTTCCGCCGCGTGATCTTTCCCGGCGCGCTGCCCTCGATCTTCGTCGGCCTGCGCTTTGCGCTCGGCATCATGTGGCTGACCTTGATCGTGGCCGAAACCATCGCGGCCTCGTCGGGCCTCGGCTACATGGCGATGCAGGCGCGCGAGTTCATGCTGATCGACGTCGTCGTGCTCTCGATCCTGATCTACGCCCTGCTCGGCAAGCTCGCTGACAGCGCCTCGCGGGCGCTGGAGCGGCTGACCCTGTCCTGGCATCCGGCCTTCCAGAACAAGTGA